CCGGCCAGTTTGGGGTTGATGTGCACCAGCTCGGACAGCAGCGAGTTGGCGGTCTGGATTTCGTCGGCAAGGACGGTGACGGCATCGCCGTGGTAATCCCCGTGGTCCAGGTGCAGCATGTCCAGGACGGTGGCTGCCGAGGCGACGTCGCCGCCGGCGTGCCCGCCCATGCCGTCCGCCACCACTGCCAGATGCCGGCCCACATACGCAGAGTCGTCGTTTTTGGCACGCACACGGCCCACATCTGAACGCGCCGCGTAGCGCATGATCAGGGGCCGCTGTACGGGCTTGGCCTCGTCTGCGGGGGTTTCCTCGGCCATTGGCTATGGCCTCAATTCGATGACCGTCTTGCCGATTCTCACGGGTACACCCAGGTCCACGGGCAGCGCCCGGGTCAGCTGCTGGTCGGCGAGGTAGGTGCCGTTCGTGGAGCCAAGGTCCTCAATGAACCAGCGGCTTCCCTGCGGGAACAGCCGGGCGTGGCGGCCCGAGGCGTAGTCATCCTCAAGAACGAGGGTGGCTTCCTGGGCGCGGCCCAGCAGGATGGGGCTGGCGGCCAGGGGGAGCGTGGTGCCTTTGAGCGGACCTTCGGTGACAACAAGCTGGTGGGCCTGCTGTTTGACCGGCTGCGGGGGAGCTTCGGCCAGTTCGGGGTTTTTCCGGACCTGACGCGCCGTGGGCGTACCCGCGGCAGCTTTCCGGCCCACCATGAGATCACGGCGCATGGCGGAGACGATGCTGAAGATCAGAACCCAGAGCAGGATCAGGAACCCGAACCGCAGGGCGGTAATGGTCAGTTCGCTCATGTCACTCACGGGCGGCCACCAGGGTTGGCGGGGAGCAGGCGGAAGATGATCTTTGTCCGTCCCATCGTGATTGTGGAGCCGTCTGTCAGTTCGGTGCTGCCCGCGACCTTGTGGCCGTTGACGTAGCTGCCGTTCGTGGACCCGAGGTCCATGGCGCTGGTCACGCCGCCTTCGGTGCGGATCTCCAGGTGGCGCCGCGAGACGCCGGTGTCATCCACCAGAATGTCAGCTTCGGACGAGCGTCCGAGGACGATGGAGGGGGCATTGAGTGAATACCGCTGGCCGTCGATGTCCAGCACAGGCTGGAGCCGGACCGGTTGCCGTGTAGGGGCTGCCGGAAGGTTGGGCCTGGGCGCCGGGGCGGCGGGGGAACCGGAAGACTTCTCCGTGGAGGAGGCAATTTCGAAGTCCCCGGCACGCAGCTCCTCGGCACGGCGGAACGAGATCCGGACCGGCCCCTGCAAGGTGTAGCCCTGGCTGCGGACGTGGTTGATGACAACATCACAGAGTTCTTCGGCGAGGGGCGTTCCCCATTCCTGGGCTCTGGTGAAGTCGTTGTCACTGAGTTCGACGTCAAAAACGTTGGGGGCCAGCGTGCGGCCGGCGGCAACGGTGAGGGCCTTATGGTCGAGTTCGCGGCGGAGGCGGCTGGCGATTTCAACCGGTTCCACCTGGGCCCGCGAGCCGGTGGAGAAGACACCGCGGACGGCCTTTTCGATGCCGCGCTCGACCTTGTCCAGCAATCCCATGGTCCTTCTCCTTTCCCCCCGGCTGCGGGGCAGTAATCGTTCCGGAACTCAACCAGCAGCGCAGGTAAGTATGCGGTGCTCCGCCGTGCAGCGGCAGGCACTACTACATCAGATACTACTGGGCAGGCATGTGAATGACCTTAATCCCCAACGGCCGGGCGGCCGGAAAAGTTCGGTTTTCCGCGCTGGAAGCTCGGTTCTCCGGGGTTGTTGCGGAGGCCTTGAGAGCTCAATTGGTGTTTTACCTCTGATGTCCGTTATGCTTGATCTCGCTGCTTTTACAAGGTTGCGGACCGGGGAAACCCGCCGCGATTCGAGGAAAAGAAGTTGCGCGCGAGTGGCGGAACGGCAGACGCGCTGGCTTCAGGTGCCAGTGTCCGAAAGGGCGTGGGGGTTCAAATCCCCCCTCGCGCACGCATTGGAAGGAACCCCGGTCTTCGGACCGGGGTTCCTTCTGTTTAACGCCGTGACGGGTTCATGCCGCTGCCGCCGGCTTTTCCCCTCCGGATGGTCTTTTCCCTAAGTAACGCCGCGGGGAAAAGACCGTGCTGCGGGGAGTCTTAGCCAGTTTGCCGCGCGGAAGCCTTGAACCGGCGTCGGGAATTCGCCAGGTGAGCCCGCATTGCGGCGGCGGCCGCGCTTTCATCACCGTCAGCGATGGCGGCGGCGATGGACCGGTGCTCGTGGACCACCTGGTCGAAGTGGTCGCGTGCGTAATGCTCGACGTCGGTGAGCAGCCGGGTGCGCGGCATCGCGATCATGGTGTGGCCGAGTGCGGCAATGCAGTCGGTATAAAAGGGGTTGCCGGAGGCGGCTGCGATGGCGCGGTGGAACTCAAAATCCGCCTTCATGGCGTGGCCGGGATGCCCGGCACTGGCGGTGAACTGGTCCAGGGCGGAGTTGATGGTCCTGAGCTGGCGTTCCGAGTGGTTCCGGGCGGCCAGGGCGGCTCCCTCAGCCTCCACGCCTAGCCGGAAGTCCAGCAGATGCAGGCGGTCCTCAGCGCTTGCCACTGGGCGGCTGCCGGGAAC
The window above is part of the Pseudarthrobacter sp. IC2-21 genome. Proteins encoded here:
- a CDS encoding FHA domain-containing protein: MSELTITALRFGFLILLWVLIFSIVSAMRRDLMVGRKAAAGTPTARQVRKNPELAEAPPQPVKQQAHQLVVTEGPLKGTTLPLAASPILLGRAQEATLVLEDDYASGRHARLFPQGSRWFIEDLGSTNGTYLADQQLTRALPVDLGVPVRIGKTVIELRP
- a CDS encoding DUF3662 and FHA domain-containing protein; protein product: MGLLDKVERGIEKAVRGVFSTGSRAQVEPVEIASRLRRELDHKALTVAAGRTLAPNVFDVELSDNDFTRAQEWGTPLAEELCDVVINHVRSQGYTLQGPVRISFRRAEELRAGDFEIASSTEKSSGSPAAPAPRPNLPAAPTRQPVRLQPVLDIDGQRYSLNAPSIVLGRSSEADILVDDTGVSRRHLEIRTEGGVTSAMDLGSTNGSYVNGHKVAGSTELTDGSTITMGRTKIIFRLLPANPGGRP
- a CDS encoding FadR/GntR family transcriptional regulator, yielding MTRNLTADLTAELRTRIVDGAIQPGDKLPSENELMGEFSVSRTVVRSALTRLQAEGLVETERGRGSFALTPPDDGHQPVPGSRPVASAEDRLHLLDFRLGVEAEGAALAARNHSERQLRTINSALDQFTASAGHPGHAMKADFEFHRAIAAASGNPFYTDCIAALGHTMIAMPRTRLLTDVEHYARDHFDQVVHEHRSIAAAIADGDESAAAAAMRAHLANSRRRFKASARQTG